The nucleotide sequence CTTGGGAGAATAGCAGTAGCGGGTCTCCTTCTTGTTCCGCACCCGGAACAGAGGAGTTTCCAGAATATAGACCCGCTCGGAGACTACAAGCTCCTCAAAAAAGGTCAGAAAAAAGGTCAGGAGCAGATTACGGATATGAAAGCCGTCGTGGTCTGCGTCGGTGGCGATTACCACCCGGCCGTAGCGCAGCCCCTCGATTCCGTTTTCTATTCCTAAGGCCATCATCAGGTTGTAGAGCTCTTCGTTCTTGTAGATATCCGCCCTTTTGCGGGAGTACATGTTCTGGCACTTACCCCGAATGGAAAAAATGGCCTGGGTGTAGGGGTCCCGGCTGGAGACCATGGAGCCCGAGGCAGAGGCACCTTCGGTAATAAACATGGTCGAATCGTCGCCTTTTTTCTCTCCCAGATGGTACTTGCAGTCTTTAAGGTTCGGAATCTTGAGGGCGATCCTTCTTGCCGCCTCTTTAGCCTCTTTTTTAACCGCGTTCAGTTCCTTGCGCAGCTTTTCGTTGGAGACAATCTTGTCTTCCAGGCGCTTGGACGCTGTATTGTTCTTATGCAGGAAATCCACTACCCCGGATTTGACCTCTCCGACAATCCAGCCCCGGATCTCCGTATTGCCCAGCTTATTCTTGGTCTGGCTTTCGAAGATAGGATTGGTCAGTTTGACCGCGATGGCCCCGGCAATGCCGTCCCGGACATCCACGCCGGAGTAGTTCTTCTTGTAGAACTCGTTGACCCCTTTTAAAATGCCCTCCCGAAAGGCACTCTGATGGGTCCCTCCGTCGGAGGCAAACTGCCCGTTTACAAAGGAAAAGTAGGTCTCACCGTAGTTCTGGGTATGGGTAAAGGCAAACTCGATCCGGTCTCCCTTGCAATAGGCCTCGTCGTAGATCCGTTCTTCTCCCACCTCTGAGCTGAGCAGGTCCTTAAGACCATTGGCGGAGTAGAACTTCTGCCCATTCAGAACAAGGGTTAGCCCTGAGTTCAGGCAGGCGTAGTTCCAGAAACGCTGCTCAATATACTCCGGATTAAAGCTGTACTCTCCAAAGATTTCGGCATCGGGCACAAACTCAACCAGGGTACCGTTCTTCTCTTTACTTTTTCCCTCTTTGCTGTTCAGCATCGAACCCCGGGAGAATGAAGCCTGAAAGTATTTACCGTCACGAAAGCTGGTTACAATAAAGCTGGAAGAGAGGGCGTTGACAGCTTTGGTTCCAACCCCGTTCAATCCCACGGAAAACTGGAAGACCTCGTCGTTATACTTTGCCCCGGTATTGATGACCGACACACAATCAATGACCTTTCCCAGAGGAATACCCCGGCCGTAATCGCGGATCGTTACCGAATTTTTTCTGAGTGACATTTCTACGCGGCTGCCGTGCCCCATGATGTACTCGTCAATGGCATTGTCTACAACCTCTTTAATAAGGATGTAGATCCCGTCGTCCATATTGGAACCGTCCCCCAGCCGACCAATATACATACCTGTCCGGAGGCGGATGTGCTCCAGGGAACTGAGGGTTTTTATCTTGCTTTCGTCGTAGACTGCCTGCTTCTTCTCTGCCTGTACTGCCTGTTTTGCCATGTGGGTCCGTAAAACTCGTTTATCTGCTTGAATTTAGACCATAGTATCAGAAAAAAACAACTACATCAAATGGGAAATTCGCAGAGGGGGAGAGAGACCACGCAGAGGCCGCCGAGGACGCAGAGAGGAGGGCGCAGAGTTTACACGGTCCTGGCAAGAAATCTTATACCCAGCCCTCTCCCTCCCATTCCTCTGCGTACTCTGCACGGTATCTTCCTCTGACTATTTCACCTGTCCACCTGAAGAGCCCCAAGACAGTTCGCAGCATTCAGCATCTCTAACCTGTCCCACAGAAACACTCGCAAAGGACGCTGAAGAACACAGAAAAGAGGACGCAGAGTAGTCACTGCGGGTAGATTCAAGCTTTTAATCCCAGCTTCCCATCTAAGCCCTCTGCATACTCTGCGCAGTTCATTTTCTAACTATTACACCCGTCCACTCGAAGAACACACTTCATTTCTCATCGCAAATAAAAAACCCCAGGCAGGAACTCAGACATCCCCGCCCACGGCCATACATAAATGCAACGAAACGATTTTCCCCTATAGCATCTTCGCCAGGTTCTCCGGAACAAAGCCGAAGTGCTTTTCCACATCCCCGGCAGGACCAGACTCGCCAAAGGAGCGCATGCAGAGCACATGATCCGCGTCGGTGGCGATTCCTTCCCAGCCGTTGACGATTCCTGTCTCGGCCACGACGGTCTTTACCCCTTCGGGCAGTATGGTCGTACGGAAAGCCGCGTCCTGCTGTAAAAAGATCTCCCGGGAGGGCATGGAGACGATCCGCACCTTTTTGCCGGATATCTCCGCTGCCTTCAGTGCCAGGTTCACCTCGGAACCGGTGGCTACAAGCACCACATCGGGCTTGCCGTCCACGTCCTTGACGATATAGGCACCCTTACGCATGTTCTTCTGCCAGGCCTTGTCCGCCTTTTCGTAGACACTGAGGTTCTGACGGGTCAGAGCCAGAGCCACAGGACCGTCGATCTTCTCCAGAGCGATCTGCCATGCAACATTTGTCTCTTCGCCATCTCCGGGACGCAGCACCGTCATGCCGGGGATAATCCTTAAGGATTCAAGATGCTCCACCGGCTGGTGTGTCGGTCCGTCCTCGCCGACATAAATCGAGTCGTGAGTATAGACATAGGTAACCGGCAGCTTCATAAGGTTTGCCAGTCGTACCGGGGGCCGCATATAGTCGGCAAAGACCAGGAAGGTAGCGCAGAAGGTGCGCAGTCCACCGTGAAGGGCAATACC is from Marispirochaeta sp. and encodes:
- a CDS encoding toprim domain-containing protein; protein product: MAKQAVQAEKKQAVYDESKIKTLSSLEHIRLRTGMYIGRLGDGSNMDDGIYILIKEVVDNAIDEYIMGHGSRVEMSLRKNSVTIRDYGRGIPLGKVIDCVSVINTGAKYNDEVFQFSVGLNGVGTKAVNALSSSFIVTSFRDGKYFQASFSRGSMLNSKEGKSKEKNGTLVEFVPDAEIFGEYSFNPEYIEQRFWNYACLNSGLTLVLNGQKFYSANGLKDLLSSEVGEERIYDEAYCKGDRIEFAFTHTQNYGETYFSFVNGQFASDGGTHQSAFREGILKGVNEFYKKNYSGVDVRDGIAGAIAVKLTNPIFESQTKNKLGNTEIRGWIVGEVKSGVVDFLHKNNTASKRLEDKIVSNEKLRKELNAVKKEAKEAARRIALKIPNLKDCKYHLGEKKGDDSTMFITEGASASGSMVSSRDPYTQAIFSIRGKCQNMYSRKRADIYKNEELYNLMMALGIENGIEGLRYGRVVIATDADHDGFHIRNLLLTFFLTFFEELVVSERVYILETPLFRVRNKKETRYCYSPKEKEEALRQISSPEVTRFKGLGEISPKEFGQFIGPDIRLVKVNIKSLKNISHTLGFFMGKNTPERRDYIMENLI